One stretch of Cryptosporidium parvum Iowa II chromosome 3, whole genome shotgun sequence DNA includes these proteins:
- a CDS encoding hypothetical protein (similar to RNA polymerase Rpb4) has translation IIYQCNFILLSYELILTQNLELNGIKCLNLSELRLLLEDRMRTYPSGSDEAHTLIKSAYDYSYKFGKIKNRASVILIREALDETTKLHEFEIASLVNLLPRTPDEAKVSMKHPSLYENLIFLRV, from the exons attatttaccAATGCAACTTTATTCTTTTATCTTATGAGTTGATTCTTACCCAAAATTTAGAGTTAAACGGAATAAAATGCCTTAATTTGAGTGAACTTAGATTGCTACTTGAAGACAGAATGAGAACCTATCCATCTGGATCTGATGAAGCTCACACGTTAATAAAGTCCGCCTACGACTATTCATATAAGTTTGGAAAGATAAAAAATAGAGCATCTGTTATACTAATTAGAGA gGCCCTTGATGAAACAACAAAACTACACGAATTCGAAATAGCATCTTTAGTTAATCTATTACCCAGAACTCCTGATGAAGCAAAGGTAAGTATGAAGCATCCCAGCTTGTATGAAAACCTAATCTTTCTCAGAGTTTAA